Proteins encoded in a region of the Nocardia asteroides genome:
- a CDS encoding YdcF family protein, translating to MRTRALPAPDPARPHGFGAGLLRWARRLVIGSVVMGAVLVGGTALRVWQVARIDDYTKADAIVVLGAAQYSGTPSSVFEARLDRAYRLFRAGVAPRVITVGGKQEGDLFTEAASGKNYLQARGVPSDKILAVETGSDTLRSVEAVATAMRARDMSSAVLVSDPWHSLRTRTMARDEGLAAWTAPTRTGPAVYTRESQAHGIARETGALLWYQLTHFSADFAYTAGQ from the coding sequence ATGCGCACCCGAGCTCTCCCGGCTCCCGACCCAGCCCGGCCGCACGGCTTCGGGGCGGGGTTGCTGCGCTGGGCGCGTCGACTGGTCATCGGCTCGGTGGTGATGGGGGCGGTGCTGGTCGGAGGGACGGCGTTGCGCGTGTGGCAGGTCGCGCGCATCGATGACTACACGAAGGCCGACGCGATCGTGGTGCTCGGCGCGGCGCAGTACTCCGGGACCCCGTCCTCGGTGTTCGAAGCGCGACTCGACCGGGCGTACAGACTGTTCCGGGCCGGTGTCGCGCCGCGTGTCATCACCGTGGGCGGCAAACAGGAGGGTGATCTGTTCACCGAAGCCGCCTCGGGCAAGAACTATCTGCAGGCGCGTGGCGTGCCGAGTGACAAGATCCTCGCCGTAGAAACCGGTTCGGACACCTTGCGCAGTGTCGAGGCGGTGGCGACGGCGATGCGGGCGCGGGACATGTCCTCGGCGGTGCTGGTCAGCGATCCGTGGCACTCGCTGCGCACCCGCACCATGGCCCGGGACGAAGGGCTGGCGGCGTGGACCGCCCCGACCAGAACCGGCCCCGCCGTCTACACCCGCGAATCCCAGGCGCACGGCATCGCCCGGGAGACCGGCGCCCTGCTGTGGTACCAGCTCACCCATTTCTCGGCGGACTTCGCCTACACGGCGGGACAGTGA
- a CDS encoding MBL fold metallo-hydrolase: MSVGGMDNNCYLVQCTGTGAALLIDAANEAPRIAALLEQEAPGQVQLIVTTHQHRDHWMALRETTAATGAPTAAHPLDADPLPVRPDRLLAEGDTVTVGDLVFEVIHLRGHTPGSITLALTDGAGRTHLFTGDSLFPGGVGRTTSPEDFTTLFTDVSAKLFDRYPDDTVVYPGHGDDTTLGTERPHLPDWRARGW, from the coding sequence ATGTCCGTCGGCGGCATGGACAACAACTGCTACCTGGTGCAGTGCACCGGCACCGGGGCCGCTTTGCTCATCGACGCCGCCAACGAGGCGCCGCGCATCGCGGCGCTCCTAGAGCAGGAGGCGCCCGGGCAAGTCCAGCTGATCGTCACCACGCATCAGCACCGCGACCACTGGATGGCGCTGCGGGAGACCACCGCCGCCACCGGTGCTCCCACCGCGGCCCATCCGCTCGACGCCGACCCGCTCCCGGTCCGCCCCGACCGGTTGCTCGCAGAGGGCGACACCGTCACGGTCGGCGACTTGGTCTTCGAGGTCATCCACCTGCGGGGTCACACACCGGGTTCGATCACCCTCGCGCTCACCGACGGGGCGGGACGCACCCACCTGTTCACCGGGGACTCGCTGTTTCCCGGCGGCGTCGGGCGCACCACCTCGCCGGAGGACTTCACCACTCTCTTCACCGACGTCTCGGCCAAACTCTTCGACCGCTACCCCGACGACACCGTCGTCTACCCCGGTCACGGCGACGACACCACCCTCGGCACCGAACGCCCCCACCTCCCGGACTGGCGTGCGCGCGGCTGGTGA
- a CDS encoding TPM domain-containing protein: MSLPPRIRLARSLAISVLLAAIALLVAPMVAAEPPPRMNTYVEDSAGALDERQRDRVRSAVDQLYADQQIRLWVVYVRGFDGLAPQEWARRTATLSGFGERDLLLAVATQDRAYWLEGALPSGVREAELDGILISEVEPALRDGRWSDAAVATADGLNAAMRGGGVSLRALLVLGLLVVLVAGGLVWYARKRRRDRFEAELAAARQLDPENSAALSALPVEALHARSREALVEIDNAIRTSGEELDLAMGEFGATATTVFRTALDNAKAAAAEAFAIRQRLDDALPETPEEQRSLLVHLIGTVGRADRDLDAQVAEFDAMRDLLLDASARLEVLTRDVVDVTARIPASEAEFDRLAAIHPAGVLAPIEDNVRMARERIAFAEQNIDAGHNALAQPVGKQGAAVAAIRSAEAAIGQARALLDAVDNASSAIQQARDGLPGVLEELRRDIDAADELSGYGGPDLAEARTAAQSALTKATSAGGADPLGAFHDAVTADAELDRALAAATDRKLAAEDLRRRLDRTLTDAHTRIGAAADYVTTRRGGVDAEARTRLSEAQRNLDEAQRLSAGDPVEALRRAGTAAELAGRALHAAQASVRAWEAQRAPSGGVHTGAVLGGILLEGLLRGAAGGARHSGGGWSPGSFGGSSGSRRIGRGGRF; encoded by the coding sequence ATGTCACTGCCGCCGCGGATCCGCCTCGCTCGCTCGCTCGCGATCAGCGTCCTGCTGGCCGCGATCGCCCTGCTGGTCGCTCCGATGGTCGCGGCGGAACCTCCGCCGCGGATGAACACCTACGTGGAGGACTCGGCCGGCGCGCTCGACGAGCGTCAGCGCGATCGGGTGCGCAGTGCGGTGGACCAGCTCTACGCCGACCAGCAGATCCGGCTGTGGGTGGTGTACGTGCGCGGCTTCGACGGGCTCGCCCCGCAGGAGTGGGCCCGGCGCACCGCCACGCTGTCCGGGTTCGGCGAACGGGACCTGCTGCTCGCGGTCGCCACGCAGGACCGCGCGTACTGGCTGGAGGGCGCGCTGCCCAGCGGCGTCCGCGAAGCCGAACTCGACGGCATCCTGATCAGCGAGGTCGAGCCCGCCCTGCGCGACGGCCGTTGGTCCGACGCCGCAGTGGCGACGGCAGACGGACTGAACGCGGCGATGCGCGGTGGCGGGGTGAGCCTGCGCGCTTTGCTCGTCCTCGGCCTGCTGGTCGTTCTGGTGGCGGGCGGCCTCGTCTGGTACGCGCGCAAACGGCGCCGCGACCGGTTCGAGGCCGAGCTGGCGGCGGCGCGGCAACTGGATCCGGAGAATTCCGCGGCGCTGTCGGCGTTGCCGGTGGAGGCGCTGCACGCCCGTTCGCGCGAGGCGCTGGTGGAGATCGACAACGCGATCCGCACCAGCGGCGAGGAACTCGACCTCGCCATGGGCGAGTTCGGCGCCACCGCCACCACTGTCTTCCGCACCGCCCTCGACAACGCGAAGGCCGCTGCCGCCGAGGCGTTCGCGATCCGGCAACGCCTCGACGACGCCCTCCCGGAGACGCCGGAGGAACAGCGGTCGCTGCTGGTCCACCTGATCGGCACGGTGGGGCGCGCCGACCGGGACCTCGACGCGCAGGTCGCCGAATTCGACGCCATGCGCGATCTGCTGCTCGACGCCTCGGCTCGGCTGGAGGTGCTCACCAGGGACGTCGTCGACGTCACCGCACGGATCCCCGCTTCGGAGGCCGAGTTCGATCGGCTCGCCGCCATCCATCCGGCCGGTGTCCTCGCGCCGATCGAGGACAACGTCCGGATGGCCCGTGAGCGAATCGCCTTCGCGGAGCAGAACATCGATGCGGGGCACAACGCACTCGCCCAGCCGGTCGGCAAGCAGGGCGCGGCGGTCGCCGCCATTCGTTCCGCCGAAGCCGCGATCGGTCAGGCCCGCGCCTTGCTCGACGCGGTCGACAACGCGTCGAGCGCCATCCAGCAAGCCCGCGACGGCCTTCCCGGTGTGCTGGAGGAGTTGCGCCGCGACATCGATGCCGCCGACGAGCTCTCCGGCTACGGCGGGCCGGATCTGGCGGAGGCTCGCACCGCGGCGCAGTCGGCGCTGACGAAGGCGACGTCCGCAGGAGGCGCCGACCCGCTGGGCGCCTTCCACGACGCGGTCACCGCCGACGCCGAGCTGGACCGCGCCCTCGCCGCCGCCACCGACCGCAAACTCGCCGCCGAGGACCTGCGCCGCAGGCTCGACCGGACGCTCACCGACGCGCACACCCGGATCGGTGCGGCCGCCGACTACGTCACCACACGTCGCGGCGGCGTCGACGCCGAAGCGCGCACCCGGCTCTCCGAAGCGCAGCGCAACCTCGACGAGGCGCAGCGGCTGAGCGCGGGCGATCCGGTCGAGGCACTGCGGCGCGCGGGGACGGCGGCGGAGCTGGCGGGGCGAGCGCTGCACGCGGCTCAGGCGAGCGTGCGGGCATGGGAGGCGCAGCGGGCTCCCTCCGGCGGCGTCCACACCGGGGCTGTGCTCGGCGGGATCCTGCTCGAAGGACTGCTCCGCGGGGCGGCGGGCGGCGCTCGGCATTCCGGGGGCGGGTGGAGCCCCGGCTCGTTCGGCGGTTCCTCCGGCTCGCGGCGGATCGGTCGCGGCGGACGATTCTGA